The Methanosphaera stadtmanae DSM 3091 genome includes a window with the following:
- a CDS encoding heavy metal translocating P-type ATPase — translation MTKEDVFKVEDMACNACVNTITKTLSNNENISNISCNLESKDVSVTYDEEKVDVEEIISALDNIGFSATIKKKTLNIGGMTCVMCSKAVTSTISKMPGVYSIHVNLISETAEVIFNPTVVTVKDIGDRINSIGYEYMGIHDNNSINNNIIEEKHNQNLRKKLHRIIVGFFFSAILMYLMFSNFNFNGNESYIQLAITILPFIYVCSPIIISGINSIKHHNLNMDVMYTLGIGISFIASLLSTFGLLGESHFMLYDTSIMLGSFLMLGKYLEDRAKSKTSDSINKLVELKATEATIEKTINEKTITETVDINKVLKGNIVVIKPGEKIPLDGQIIEGKSYVDESLVTGESTPIEKNVGDVVIGGSINKDGTFKFKVTNTGDKTVLSQIISMVQDAQNSSPPIQKLADKVITYFIPGILTIAVICFIIWYVIYGSPLLYSLSIFISIVVVACPCALGLAIPTALTVGVGLAAKNGILIKDGQTLEVSQQITHVLLDKTGTITVGQPVLSNIINYSTESDEEVLMIARSIEQYSQHPIAQALFNNQKKNEFELYDVDEFENISGKGVQATINNRDYIIGNKKILNDNNVPIPENILKDFENEELNMKTSIILADNKNIIAILSVSDVIKENSKKAIDQLHKMNIKTTMISGDNKNTSSIVAKQVGISNVVSEVLPQEKLDYVKKLQSEGEIVAFIGDGINDAPSLTKSNVGIAIGTGTDVAIESGDIILINGDLLNAVASIQISRKTMSRVRLNLFWAFAYNVVLIPIAAGALIPWNILFRPEYSALAMALSSVTVITLSLLLRSYVPEIFRE, via the coding sequence ATGACTAAAGAAGATGTTTTCAAAGTTGAAGATATGGCATGTAATGCTTGTGTTAACACAATCACAAAAACACTAAGTAACAATGAAAATATTAGTAACATCTCATGCAATCTTGAATCAAAAGATGTATCAGTAACATATGATGAAGAAAAAGTAGATGTTGAAGAAATAATAAGTGCCCTTGATAATATAGGATTTAGTGCAACTATCAAAAAAAAAACCTTAAACATAGGTGGAATGACCTGTGTAATGTGTTCAAAAGCTGTAACCTCCACAATTTCAAAAATGCCCGGAGTTTATTCAATACATGTTAATCTTATCTCTGAAACAGCAGAAGTTATTTTTAATCCTACTGTTGTAACAGTTAAAGATATTGGGGATAGGATTAATAGTATTGGTTATGAATATATGGGTATTCATGACAATAATTCTATTAATAACAATATAATTGAAGAAAAACATAACCAGAATCTAAGAAAAAAACTCCATAGAATTATTGTTGGATTCTTCTTTTCAGCAATTTTAATGTATTTAATGTTTAGTAACTTTAATTTTAATGGAAATGAATCATACATACAACTAGCAATAACAATACTACCATTTATCTATGTATGTTCCCCTATTATAATATCAGGAATTAATTCCATTAAACATCATAACCTAAACATGGATGTAATGTACACATTAGGTATTGGAATTTCATTTATAGCAAGTCTACTTAGTACATTTGGCCTACTTGGAGAATCACATTTCATGTTATATGATACAAGTATTATGCTTGGTTCTTTCTTAATGCTAGGAAAATATCTTGAAGATAGAGCAAAATCAAAAACATCAGATTCAATAAATAAATTAGTTGAATTAAAAGCAACAGAAGCTACAATAGAAAAAACAATAAATGAAAAAACAATAACAGAAACTGTTGATATTAACAAGGTATTAAAGGGCAATATTGTTGTTATAAAACCTGGTGAAAAAATACCCTTAGATGGACAGATAATAGAAGGAAAAAGTTATGTTGATGAATCATTAGTAACAGGAGAAAGTACACCAATAGAAAAAAATGTGGGAGATGTTGTAATTGGTGGATCTATAAATAAGGATGGAACATTTAAATTCAAAGTAACAAATACTGGTGATAAAACAGTACTTTCACAAATTATATCAATGGTACAAGATGCACAAAATTCAAGTCCTCCAATACAAAAACTTGCAGATAAGGTAATTACATACTTCATTCCAGGAATACTAACAATAGCAGTTATCTGTTTTATTATATGGTATGTTATATATGGTAGTCCACTACTCTATAGTTTAAGTATATTCATATCAATTGTTGTTGTGGCCTGTCCATGTGCACTTGGACTTGCTATTCCAACAGCACTAACAGTTGGAGTTGGACTTGCTGCTAAAAATGGTATATTAATAAAGGATGGTCAAACACTTGAAGTATCACAACAAATAACACATGTACTACTTGATAAAACTGGTACAATTACTGTTGGTCAACCCGTATTATCTAATATAATAAATTATTCTACAGAAAGTGATGAGGAAGTACTTATGATTGCCCGTTCAATAGAACAATATTCACAACACCCAATTGCTCAGGCACTTTTTAATAACCAAAAAAAGAATGAATTTGAATTATATGATGTTGATGAGTTTGAAAATATTTCAGGAAAAGGAGTTCAAGCTACAATAAATAATAGAGACTATATTATTGGTAATAAAAAAATACTTAATGATAATAACGTACCTATTCCTGAAAATATATTGAAAGATTTTGAAAATGAAGAACTTAATATGAAAACAAGTATCATTCTTGCAGATAATAAAAATATCATAGCAATTCTTTCAGTAAGTGATGTTATAAAAGAAAATAGTAAAAAAGCTATTGATCAATTACATAAAATGAATATTAAAACCACAATGATTAGTGGAGATAATAAAAATACTTCATCCATTGTTGCAAAACAAGTAGGTATTAGTAATGTAGTCTCAGAAGTTCTTCCACAAGAAAAACTCGACTATGTTAAAAAACTACAAAGTGAAGGTGAGATTGTTGCCTTTATTGGTGATGGTATTAATGATGCTCCATCCCTTACAAAATCTAATGTTGGAATTGCAATAGGTACAGGTACTGATGTTGCAATAGAATCTGGAGATATTATATTGATTAATGGGGATTTATTAAATGCTGTTGCATCAATTCAAATAAGTAGAAAAACTATGAGTCGTGTTAGATTAAATCTTTTCTGGGCATTTGCATACAATGTTGTTTTAATTCCTATTGCTGCTGGTGCTCTTATACCCTGGAATATATTATTTAGACCAGAATACAGTGCACTTGCCATGGCTTTAAGTTCTGTAACTGTAATTACATTATCACTTCTACTTAGAAGTTATGTTCCAGAAATTTTTAGAGAATAG
- a CDS encoding DUF126 domain-containing protein has translation MSSNIKCRIISKGKDSGNALVTKDPISFLGGVDPKTGIVIDKKHELYNECITDKILVIPSGKGSTVGSYVIYQMAKNNTAPRAIICQKAEPIIAIGAIISKIPMVDNPDVDIINTINTNDEITVDADNSTIVIN, from the coding sequence ATGAGTAGTAATATAAAATGTAGAATAATATCTAAGGGTAAAGATTCAGGTAATGCTTTAGTAACAAAGGATCCTATTAGTTTTCTAGGAGGAGTTGATCCTAAAACTGGTATTGTTATAGATAAAAAACATGAATTATACAATGAATGCATTACTGATAAAATACTAGTTATACCTTCAGGTAAGGGATCTACTGTTGGATCTTATGTTATTTACCAAATGGCTAAGAATAACACAGCACCACGTGCTATTATTTGTCAAAAAGCTGAACCAATTATTGCTATTGGAGCCATTATTTCTAAAATACCAATGGTTGATAATCCTGATGTGGATATTATAAATACAATTAATACAAACGATGAAATTACTGTAGATGCAGATAATTCAACTATAGTAATCAATTAA
- a CDS encoding methanogenesis marker 8 protein: MVRDKHVIEALGKTRVTIENGKVSNVEKPLIEYCPIFAKYRNIEEITPELVRENIQFRIDDFGMCTKNRQIKMSDMLSVGISEILRSNLEVGNIDCVVGACEGVGTLLMTDADIVQGVGGRASGLVSTTPIPEVMEKIGIENVLDAQTAQLNPIKGLEKAINEGYKNIAITILPSPLIKKIREYDLPSDVNVYLFVAHTTGISMDETKDVFKYADIVTSCASKNIRDYASKIKPYYYGSSVPIYAVSDMGRKFLDTRLEKIGKSLSTNKYPQENNNIPNPLV; encoded by the coding sequence GTGGTTAGAGATAAACATGTAATAGAAGCATTAGGTAAGACAAGGGTTACAATAGAAAATGGTAAAGTTAGTAATGTGGAAAAACCACTTATTGAATATTGTCCTATCTTTGCTAAATATAGAAATATAGAAGAAATCACACCTGAATTAGTAAGAGAAAATATTCAATTTAGAATTGATGACTTTGGAATGTGTACAAAAAATAGACAAATAAAAATGTCTGATATGCTAAGTGTAGGAATATCAGAGATACTTAGAAGTAATCTTGAAGTTGGAAATATAGACTGTGTTGTAGGGGCATGTGAAGGGGTAGGAACATTGCTTATGACTGATGCAGATATAGTTCAAGGTGTAGGTGGAAGAGCATCAGGACTTGTAAGTACAACACCAATTCCAGAAGTAATGGAAAAAATAGGCATTGAAAATGTTCTAGATGCACAAACAGCTCAACTTAATCCTATAAAAGGTTTAGAAAAAGCAATAAATGAAGGTTATAAGAATATTGCTATTACAATATTACCTTCTCCTTTAATAAAAAAAATTAGAGAATATGATCTACCATCTGATGTTAATGTGTATCTATTTGTGGCACATACAACTGGTATTTCTATGGATGAGACAAAGGATGTATTTAAATATGCAGATATTGTAACTAGTTGTGCTTCAAAAAATATACGAGACTATGCAAGTAAGATAAAACCATACTACTATGGAAGTTCTGTTCCAATCTATGCTGTAAGTGATATGGGACGAAAATTTTTAGATACAAGACTAGAAAAGATTGGTAAATCATTAAGTACAAATAAATATCCACAGGAAAATAACAATATACCTAATCCATTAGTATAA
- a CDS encoding glycosyltransferase family 2 protein has product MVKISVILPIYNIANFLEESLKSVLNQTLKDIEVICINDGSTDNSLEILNKFAKKDNRIKIIDKKNEGTGVTRNIGLNEASGDYIYFFDPDDYIVENTLYELYENITLNNSDFVLLKIARFREDTDEIDYSRPGFKLEDIFPNKDFNNFVFNYHDTKYYVLNASFAPWTKLYRKEFLDSYDDFIFDSVPAFEDVPFHVKSMLRAKRISYVPKFLYRYRYNPNSNSNDPIHGKFIFKICKLVEEILRKENLFEEFIDEFILFKINQILAYLIPASSEEYFQKAKIEFRIIEKKFLNDEIKKKIPMMTLQKFNLILKSNSLYEFINLKMIQEETENLSKINQDINILFKKLNNQYNNLYLIQQSSKQKKRSITLKKSSEDILDYIENKSKS; this is encoded by the coding sequence ATGGTTAAAATTTCAGTTATACTTCCCATATACAACATAGCAAATTTTCTTGAAGAATCTCTTAAGAGTGTTCTCAACCAAACATTAAAAGATATTGAAGTAATTTGCATAAATGATGGATCTACAGATAATTCCTTAGAAATATTAAATAAATTTGCTAAAAAAGACAATAGAATCAAAATTATAGATAAAAAAAATGAAGGTACAGGAGTTACTAGAAATATTGGATTAAATGAGGCTAGTGGAGACTACATATATTTTTTTGATCCTGATGATTATATTGTAGAAAATACACTATATGAATTATATGAAAACATTACATTAAATAATTCTGATTTTGTTTTATTAAAAATTGCTCGATTTAGAGAAGATACAGATGAAATAGATTATAGTAGACCAGGTTTTAAATTAGAAGACATATTTCCTAACAAGGATTTTAATAATTTTGTTTTCAATTACCATGATACTAAATACTATGTTTTAAATGCATCTTTTGCACCATGGACTAAATTATATAGAAAAGAATTTCTAGATAGTTATGATGATTTTATATTTGATTCTGTCCCTGCTTTTGAAGATGTTCCCTTCCATGTAAAAAGTATGTTAAGAGCAAAAAGAATATCATACGTACCTAAATTCTTATATAGGTATAGATATAATCCTAATTCAAATTCAAATGATCCAATCCATGGTAAATTTATTTTTAAAATCTGTAAATTAGTTGAAGAAATCTTAAGAAAAGAAAATCTTTTTGAAGAATTTATAGATGAATTCATTTTATTTAAAATAAATCAAATTCTTGCTTATTTAATACCAGCCTCATCTGAGGAATACTTTCAAAAAGCAAAAATTGAATTTAGAATAATAGAAAAGAAATTTCTAAATGATGAAATAAAGAAAAAAATACCTATGATGACTCTGCAAAAGTTTAATTTAATTTTAAAATCAAATTCTTTATATGAATTTATAAATTTAAAAATGATTCAAGAAGAAACTGAAAATTTATCCAAAATAAACCAGGACATAAATATTTTATTCAAAAAATTAAATAATCAATATAATAACTTATATTTAATACAACAAAGTTCTAAACAAAAGAAAAGAAGTATTACTTTAAAAAAATCCTCTGAAGATATATTAGATTATATTGAAAATAAATCTAAGTCTTAA
- the glf gene encoding UDP-galactopyranose mutase, with amino-acid sequence MEYDYLIVGSGLFGSVFAHEMNKIGKKCLIIEKRSTIGGNIYTQNIENINVHKYGAHIFHTNDEEVWTYINQFTKFNRFTNSPVVNYKGKLYNLPFNMNTFYQIWGVKTPAEAKEIIEKEKSEYKIETPKNLEEQAISLVGTTIYEILIKGYTEKQWEKPCDKLPSFIIKRLPVRFTFDNNYFNDLYQGIPIGGYTQIIEKLLEGIDVKLNTDYFNNKEKWDKISDKILFTGMIDQYYDYCYGELEYRGLNFETEVLDTDNYQGNAVFNYTEAEIPYTRIIEHKHFENAQSDKTVITHEYPKTWTKNEEAYYPINDERNSALYEKYNKLAKKESKILFGGRLGMYKYMNMDEVIKEALNLVKSEK; translated from the coding sequence ATGGAATATGACTATTTAATCGTTGGTTCAGGACTTTTTGGTTCAGTATTTGCACATGAAATGAATAAGATCGGAAAGAAATGTTTAATAATAGAAAAAAGAAGTACAATTGGTGGAAATATATACACACAAAACATTGAAAATATTAATGTTCATAAATATGGAGCACATATCTTTCATACAAATGATGAAGAAGTATGGACATATATCAATCAATTTACAAAATTCAATAGATTTACAAATTCACCAGTAGTAAATTATAAAGGTAAATTATATAATCTTCCATTTAATATGAATACATTCTATCAAATATGGGGTGTAAAAACACCTGCCGAAGCAAAAGAAATAATAGAAAAAGAAAAAAGTGAATATAAAATAGAAACTCCTAAAAACTTGGAAGAACAAGCAATAAGTCTAGTTGGAACAACTATCTATGAAATTCTAATAAAAGGATACACAGAAAAACAATGGGAAAAACCATGTGATAAACTACCATCATTTATCATTAAAAGACTACCTGTACGTTTCACATTTGATAATAATTACTTCAATGATTTATATCAGGGAATACCAATAGGTGGATATACACAGATAATAGAAAAACTACTTGAAGGAATAGATGTAAAACTAAATACTGATTACTTTAATAATAAAGAAAAATGGGATAAAATTTCAGATAAAATACTCTTTACTGGAATGATAGATCAATACTATGATTATTGTTATGGTGAATTAGAATATAGGGGATTGAATTTTGAAACAGAAGTCTTAGATACTGATAATTATCAAGGAAATGCTGTATTTAATTATACAGAAGCAGAAATTCCATATACAAGAATAATAGAACATAAACACTTTGAAAATGCACAGTCTGATAAAACAGTAATTACTCATGAATATCCAAAAACATGGACTAAAAACGAAGAAGCATACTATCCAATAAATGATGAGAGAAACTCAGCATTATATGAAAAATATAACAAATTAGCAAAAAAAGAATCAAAAATACTCTTTGGTGGAAGACTTGGAATGTATAAGTACATGAACATGGATGAAGTAATAAAAGAAGCATTAAATCTTGTTAAATCAGAAAAATAA
- the truD gene encoding tRNA pseudouridine(13) synthase TruD, translated as MLNAKNFITDNKGIGGTIRNENKDFYVEEVPLQLPTGNGSNTWIQIEKEGRTTLDVVLDMAKYLHISRKRTGFAGMKDRSAITRQWLCISNITPEELPDFEEVLHNVKVLDIKQNQKKLRMGQLKGNKFKIHIKNTNNPVEDKDIAEDVLESLKVTGVPNFYGFQRFGEVRSTTHLVGKCLVEGDIKKAVDTYIGNPNKNEHNQPFEARQLYDEGKLQESYDLMPKSMRYEKSMLKELILSKEKHGEITEKDYIRAIESLPKPLKRMFVNAYESYLFNKVVNERSKIGINKYLPGDIIINEEERWVHEIDEDTIEDDMNKFTLNPTGPLYGSKVPYAEGKQGEIEKRIIEEENITKESFKCPKTPKLGSHGIRRSLRFKIEDTSVTKTCDGIDVEFFIPRGCYATAVLREIMKKNI; from the coding sequence ATGTTAAATGCTAAGAATTTTATAACAGACAATAAAGGTATTGGTGGAACAATACGTAATGAAAATAAGGATTTTTATGTTGAAGAGGTACCTCTCCAATTACCAACAGGCAATGGTTCAAATACATGGATACAAATAGAAAAAGAAGGTAGAACAACACTTGATGTGGTGCTTGATATGGCAAAATATCTTCATATTAGTCGTAAACGTACAGGTTTTGCCGGGATGAAGGATCGTTCTGCTATTACAAGACAATGGCTTTGTATTAGTAACATTACACCAGAAGAATTACCTGATTTTGAAGAAGTATTACATAATGTTAAAGTTTTAGATATTAAACAAAACCAGAAAAAACTTAGAATGGGACAACTTAAGGGTAATAAATTCAAAATACATATAAAAAATACTAACAATCCTGTAGAAGATAAAGATATTGCTGAAGATGTTCTTGAATCATTAAAAGTTACTGGTGTTCCTAATTTTTATGGTTTTCAACGCTTTGGTGAAGTTAGAAGTACAACCCATCTTGTTGGTAAATGTCTTGTAGAAGGAGATATTAAAAAAGCAGTTGATACATATATAGGAAATCCTAATAAAAATGAACATAATCAACCCTTTGAAGCAAGACAATTATATGATGAAGGAAAATTACAAGAATCATATGATCTTATGCCAAAAAGTATGAGATATGAAAAATCCATGCTTAAAGAATTAATACTATCAAAAGAAAAACATGGTGAAATTACTGAAAAAGATTATATCAGAGCAATAGAATCACTACCAAAACCCTTAAAAAGAATGTTTGTAAATGCATATGAATCATACCTATTTAACAAAGTAGTAAATGAACGTTCAAAAATAGGAATAAACAAGTATCTTCCAGGAGACATAATCATAAATGAAGAAGAACGTTGGGTTCATGAAATAGATGAAGATACAATAGAAGATGATATGAATAAGTTTACACTAAATCCTACAGGACCATTATATGGATCAAAGGTACCATATGCTGAAGGAAAACAAGGAGAAATTGAAAAAAGAATTATAGAAGAAGAAAATATTACAAAAGAATCATTTAAATGTCCAAAAACACCAAAACTTGGAAGTCATGGTATTAGAAGATCACTTAGATTTAAAATAGAAGATACCTCTGTTACAAAAACATGTGATGGTATAGATGTGGAATTTTTTATTCCACGTGGCTGCTATGCAACAGCAGTACTACGTGAGATAATGAAAAAAAATATATGA
- a CDS encoding glycosyltransferase has protein sequence MNPKITLIISITTEKNIEQYLKNIKNQLLENIEVIFVYDKIDKNTNKILENFCKNDGAYLKIISEKNRSHGFLKNKSLNIAQGDFITFIDSTDDIDFNFMEKLYKKAKNEDLDLLISVSYEKIKDYSLSKNMCENVFNFQDMNKSIFYLSNTLKGNLYRRNLLDTYKIRFPTMLSFEDKPFLLETFLTAKHVSILLREPALNMKSEYSSNELLDMIQISTLILNIFKKYDMFNTYKKLLLNFKIYFLKKGYTKIKDKNDYFNLMKEDLINLSQNKKLCDAFLHELNEENLKFYKNCLKSQDFNQFNLNMTFTKINEKLDEKQQKLNFINGNLSKWTEKLNNKENKINNLKTKLDNEKKQMKINEKNQNNREITIQIKEANLKDKETRITQLQENLDNKEKKLDNKIEKYNNLEKELIKKESSINTKFKELETEKELLNEKIKHLEDKETRITQLQENLDNKEKKLDNKIEKYNNLEKELIKKESSINTKFKELETEKELLNEKIKHLEDKETNIIQLQEKLKVQEEKIDQKHVKYVDNLNKITNNLEKNQKEYEKRLIKIDEDITLKKIEFEQMQNNNSNKKSNTPKISIIICAYNREEYLKRCLNSVKNQTLKNIEIICADDGSTDNTLDVFRKYANKDHRFKFFTQKNSGPGVARNKAIKMATGEYIMFLDSDDWIDLNTCEELYKKVKLNDLDILLFLMKNYSEETGEYYEDSYYNLTPIPDDFENKVFSHEDISNIIFSISISACQKIYKRSLVKKVHFAEKLLFEDNPFFWGVMLQAKRMSLLKKHFYLRSRHTSSITSEYDNKYFDVIPISNKVISIFKELNLVNMYKYQLTNYKINYISQWYHMMEEKYKNTFWDLMHDDFQKLHEDKKIDSLMLNNLNEPNKLFYLRTLKSRSYVELDYLEKYSDEK, from the coding sequence ATGAATCCTAAAATAACATTAATTATCTCCATAACTACTGAAAAAAATATTGAGCAATATTTAAAAAATATAAAGAATCAATTATTAGAAAATATTGAAGTCATATTTGTTTATGATAAAATAGATAAAAATACAAATAAAATACTAGAAAATTTTTGTAAAAATGACGGTGCCTATTTAAAAATTATTTCAGAAAAAAATAGATCCCATGGATTTTTAAAAAATAAAAGTTTAAATATTGCTCAAGGAGACTTCATTACCTTTATAGATTCTACAGATGATATAGATTTTAATTTTATGGAAAAACTTTATAAAAAAGCAAAAAATGAAGATTTAGATCTATTAATTTCAGTATCTTATGAAAAAATTAAGGATTATTCTTTATCTAAAAATATGTGTGAGAATGTGTTTAATTTTCAAGATATGAATAAGAGTATATTTTATTTAAGTAATACTTTAAAAGGTAATTTATATCGTAGGAATTTATTAGATACATATAAAATAAGATTCCCAACAATGTTATCTTTCGAAGACAAACCATTTCTATTAGAGACTTTTTTAACAGCAAAACATGTTTCAATCCTATTAAGAGAACCTGCATTAAACATGAAATCTGAATATTCCTCTAATGAATTACTAGATATGATTCAAATTAGCACATTAATATTAAATATATTTAAAAAATATGATATGTTCAATACTTATAAAAAATTATTACTTAATTTCAAAATATACTTTTTAAAAAAAGGTTATACTAAAATTAAAGATAAAAATGATTATTTTAATTTAATGAAAGAAGATTTAATCAATTTAAGTCAAAATAAAAAATTATGTGATGCTTTTTTACATGAATTAAATGAAGAAAATCTTAAATTCTATAAAAATTGTCTTAAGTCACAAGATTTTAACCAATTTAATTTAAACATGACATTTACTAAAATCAATGAAAAACTAGATGAAAAACAACAAAAACTCAATTTTATAAATGGTAATCTAAGTAAATGGACTGAAAAATTAAATAACAAGGAAAATAAAATAAATAACCTAAAAACAAAACTAGATAACGAGAAAAAACAAATGAAAATAAATGAAAAAAATCAAAATAATAGGGAAATTACTATACAGATAAAAGAAGCAAACTTAAAAGATAAAGAAACACGCATCACACAATTACAAGAAAACCTAGACAATAAAGAAAAGAAACTAGATAATAAAATAGAAAAATACAATAACCTAGAAAAAGAATTAATTAAAAAAGAAAGTTCCATAAATACAAAATTCAAGGAATTAGAAACAGAAAAAGAACTCCTGAATGAAAAAATTAAACACTTGGAAGATAAAGAAACACGCATCACACAATTACAAGAAAACCTAGACAATAAAGAAAAGAAACTAGATAATAAAATAGAAAAATACAATAACCTAGAAAAAGAATTAATTAAAAAAGAAAGTTCCATAAATACAAAATTCAAGGAATTAGAAACAGAAAAAGAACTCCTGAATGAAAAAATTAAACACTTGGAAGATAAAGAAACTAATATTATACAACTACAAGAAAAATTAAAAGTTCAGGAAGAAAAAATAGATCAAAAACATGTGAAATACGTTGATAATCTTAATAAAATAACAAATAATTTAGAAAAAAATCAAAAGGAGTATGAAAAAAGATTAATTAAAATAGATGAAGACATAACACTTAAAAAAATTGAATTTGAACAGATGCAAAATAATAATTCAAATAAAAAATCTAACACACCAAAAATATCCATCATTATCTGTGCATACAATAGAGAGGAATATCTAAAAAGATGTTTAAATAGTGTAAAAAATCAAACATTAAAAAATATTGAAATAATTTGTGCTGATGATGGATCTACAGATAATACTTTAGATGTATTTAGAAAATATGCAAATAAGGATCATAGATTTAAATTTTTTACACAAAAAAATAGTGGTCCCGGAGTAGCTAGAAATAAAGCTATAAAAATGGCTACTGGAGAATATATTATGTTTCTTGATTCTGATGACTGGATAGACTTAAATACATGTGAAGAATTATATAAAAAAGTTAAATTAAATGATTTAGACATTTTATTATTCTTAATGAAAAATTATTCAGAAGAAACTGGTGAATATTATGAGGATAGTTACTACAATTTAACACCTATTCCTGATGATTTTGAAAATAAAGTTTTCTCACATGAAGATATTTCTAACATTATATTCAGTATATCAATAAGTGCATGTCAGAAGATATATAAAAGAAGTTTAGTAAAAAAAGTCCACTTTGCTGAAAAACTTCTTTTTGAAGATAATCCCTTCTTTTGGGGTGTGATGTTGCAAGCTAAAAGAATGTCGTTATTAAAAAAACATTTTTATTTACGCAGTAGACATACATCATCTATAACTTCTGAATATGATAATAAATACTTTGATGTAATACCCATAAGTAATAAAGTAATTAGTATTTTCAAAGAATTGAATTTAGTTAATATGTATAAATACCAATTAACTAATTATAAAATAAATTATATCTCCCAATGGTATCATATGATGGAAGAAAAATATAAAAATACTTTTTGGGATTTAATGCATGATGATTTTCAAAAATTACATGAAGATAAAAAAATTGATTCTCTTATGTTAAATAATTTAAATGAACCTAACAAATTATTTTATTTAAGAACCTTAAAATCAAGGAGTTATGTTGAATTAGACTACTTAGAAAAATATTCTGATGAAAAATAA